The Celeribacter marinus genome window below encodes:
- a CDS encoding glycosyltransferase yields the protein MTSRIAIIYTHFPHYRTAVFAALSASENLTFDFYYDLGGVSSTIKSGAFLDNHHAMPVRQWRGFLWQSQAVTHVLTNPADGYIFLGNPHILSTWVAAALARLRGKPVYFWTHGWLRRDSWPKRLIKLAFFRLASGLLVYGERARKLGAMEGYPRERIHVVYNSLDYDAQRKAREAVLRERDIGSPLIPDSGKTPYFLVVSRLVPEVRLDQAIEALARVSEPAALVVVGAGPDKDRLERLATNLGVNVQFVGAIYDESELAKLFLNTRGVVSPGKVGLLAMHALAYGATVITHDDLDRQMPEVEAIEPGVTGAFFRYGDKDDLARKMTLSLGCTEEDRLRCRAAGIARLEESYTPEAQVAYITAALDSVIKRCV from the coding sequence ATGACCAGCAGGATCGCCATCATTTACACCCATTTTCCGCACTACCGAACTGCGGTCTTCGCTGCCCTGTCTGCCAGCGAGAACTTGACCTTCGATTTCTATTACGATTTAGGGGGTGTTAGCTCCACAATCAAAAGCGGGGCATTCTTGGACAACCACCACGCCATGCCCGTTCGCCAGTGGCGTGGGTTCCTGTGGCAGTCGCAAGCAGTTACTCATGTCCTCACCAACCCGGCCGACGGATACATCTTTCTCGGCAACCCGCACATCCTGTCCACCTGGGTTGCCGCAGCTCTGGCGCGACTGCGCGGGAAGCCCGTCTATTTTTGGACGCATGGCTGGCTGCGACGCGATTCCTGGCCGAAACGGTTGATCAAGTTAGCCTTCTTCAGGCTCGCCTCCGGCTTGCTGGTTTACGGCGAACGGGCGCGCAAGCTCGGAGCAATGGAAGGGTATCCGCGCGAAAGAATCCACGTGGTTTACAATTCCCTTGACTACGATGCACAGCGCAAAGCCCGCGAGGCTGTGCTTCGGGAGCGGGATATCGGCTCGCCCCTCATCCCTGACTCTGGCAAGACGCCATATTTTCTCGTCGTTTCCAGGCTCGTCCCCGAAGTGAGGCTCGATCAAGCGATCGAAGCTTTGGCACGGGTGAGCGAACCGGCCGCTCTTGTGGTGGTTGGCGCCGGCCCCGATAAAGACCGGCTCGAGCGCCTCGCAACAAATCTCGGAGTCAATGTCCAGTTTGTTGGGGCGATTTATGACGAATCCGAGCTTGCAAAGCTCTTCCTGAACACCAGAGGCGTGGTCTCGCCCGGCAAGGTGGGGCTGCTGGCGATGCATGCGCTGGCTTATGGCGCGACGGTCATCACCCATGACGATCTTGATCGCCAGATGCCCGAGGTCGAGGCGATAGAGCCGGGCGTGACTGGGGCCTTCTTCCGGTATGGCGACAAGGACGATCTCGCGCGCAAGATGACCTTGTCCTTGGGCTGCACCGAAGAAGACCGCCTGCGCTGCCGCGCGGCCGGTATAGCGCGGCTTGAAGAGAGTTATACACCCGAAGCCCAAGTCGCCTATATCACGGCAGCATTGGATAGCGTGATCAAGAGGTGCGTCTGA
- a CDS encoding O-antigen ligase family protein, translated as MRLTYAGFTTAILVLSVSGYPLTAGITTVLGLDNRMASVLMRAVVLLLTVLVLLRPGSTSALRPSWPILLFFLFWTIYLVRMAYDTILGTGELGRPALDYWLFGVGTSFLPASALLLTRSLPKPRGLVRWTLWTSVAALLLGLVFGQASMISSNGASFDTGRLSLESLNPISLGHVGATVFLIAYWKLRHDRVSLVTTLAYLATAGFGLVGIGMSGSRGPFIAALASVLFIEASKGGRAIIWKATILLVPLLSLSVDLTALDKFFGINLFDRLDAAIQLTDPSALGRNAQYASAWRMFLDHPVLGATLEDPAFRIYPHNIVLEALMATGFIGTAFLLGFLLSVLFRAFTLATKNSEYAAFSALYVQHFVAGQFSSSLYLVNTMWAIAALLAAISIYSTTTAREARLEAHAYRPRRAKRMTH; from the coding sequence ATGCGCTTGACCTACGCTGGCTTTACCACGGCAATCCTAGTTTTGAGCGTTTCCGGCTATCCATTAACCGCCGGCATAACCACCGTGTTGGGGCTCGACAATCGCATGGCGTCGGTCCTCATGCGCGCGGTGGTGCTGTTACTCACGGTGCTGGTGTTGCTGCGCCCCGGTTCAACGTCGGCGCTCCGACCGTCTTGGCCCATACTTTTGTTTTTTCTTTTCTGGACCATTTACCTCGTCCGCATGGCGTATGACACGATATTGGGAACCGGCGAGCTGGGGCGGCCCGCGCTCGACTATTGGCTTTTTGGTGTCGGGACTAGTTTCCTTCCGGCCAGCGCCTTGCTCCTCACCCGCAGCCTTCCGAAGCCACGAGGGCTGGTGCGCTGGACCCTATGGACATCCGTCGCGGCCCTGTTGCTCGGCTTAGTCTTCGGACAGGCCAGTATGATCAGCTCCAACGGAGCCAGCTTTGACACAGGCCGCCTTTCCCTAGAGTCACTCAATCCGATTTCCCTTGGACATGTCGGTGCAACAGTGTTTCTGATCGCATACTGGAAGCTGCGACATGACCGCGTTTCGCTCGTCACAACGTTAGCTTATCTCGCTACCGCCGGTTTCGGATTGGTCGGGATCGGTATGTCCGGGTCGCGTGGTCCCTTCATCGCCGCACTCGCATCGGTCCTTTTCATCGAGGCTTCCAAAGGCGGCCGCGCGATTATCTGGAAAGCCACAATTTTGTTAGTGCCCCTGCTATCGCTCTCCGTCGATCTGACGGCACTGGACAAGTTCTTCGGCATCAACCTCTTTGACAGGCTCGACGCTGCGATCCAGCTTACGGACCCGTCCGCGCTCGGACGTAACGCACAATACGCAAGCGCGTGGCGTATGTTCCTCGACCATCCGGTTCTAGGTGCAACCCTTGAGGACCCGGCCTTCAGAATATACCCGCACAACATTGTCCTCGAAGCGCTCATGGCGACGGGATTCATTGGTACCGCCTTCCTCCTCGGCTTCCTGCTGAGCGTTCTGTTCCGAGCCTTCACTCTTGCCACAAAAAATAGTGAATATGCCGCTTTTTCAGCTCTCTATGTGCAACATTTCGTCGCCGGGCAATTCTCTTCCAGCCTCTATCTTGTGAATACCATGTGGGCGATTGCAGCGCTTTTGGCAGCGATTTCGATTTACAGCACCACAACTGCAAGGGAGGCCCGGCTCGAAGCGCACGCATATCGCCCTAGGCGAGCCAAAAGGATGACCCATTGA
- a CDS encoding oligosaccharide flippase family protein: MTKMIRLTEKLRQLARSDEQRVARNRLLSLMQSVVGIGTYFLVMRYVLAVAGLGGVGLWSLTMGFVAFIRVMDLTGAGGLARMVALNPDNERLRSEYVDTVTAFIVALYAVLSMIAYLPLRYAMAGSVAPGTEIIAHALLVWAMISLPLNVAGMAQLSAIDGLGRADIRSMLNIAGFVLYGLLAAILVSSQGILGLAYAQIAQYALLLVASRVVLTRRLPSLRLVPSRFSRKAAGQALHYGFRLQASSIPMSLFDPLTRVVLGRWIGLEALGIYDLSYKLAGNVRTLLQAGMNPFLPEFARLWSTDKAAARAHHAMVSARAIRTVAIAYTVLILATPAFSLFFLSQVSAEFFFSVAVLSLGWGVASVGLATQLFARAAGALRWSIAGQWLLLMLGAALVYLATRSYEFIYVAIAVAIAIATGHMVAFAGETRMLTLTPFGTGKQAITSLAALAGFVAIAALAAGAVVMMGNW; encoded by the coding sequence ATGACTAAGATGATTCGCCTGACCGAAAAGCTGCGCCAGCTTGCGCGCTCGGACGAGCAGCGTGTGGCCCGCAACCGACTTCTTTCACTGATGCAAAGCGTTGTCGGAATCGGCACTTACTTCCTTGTGATGCGCTATGTCTTGGCGGTTGCTGGGCTCGGAGGGGTCGGGCTCTGGTCGCTCACCATGGGGTTTGTCGCGTTCATTCGGGTGATGGACTTGACCGGGGCTGGCGGGTTGGCACGGATGGTGGCGTTAAACCCGGACAACGAGCGACTCCGAAGCGAATATGTCGACACGGTCACCGCCTTCATCGTCGCGCTCTACGCTGTGCTGTCGATGATCGCCTATTTGCCGTTGCGTTATGCCATGGCGGGGTCGGTCGCCCCCGGCACCGAGATCATTGCCCATGCACTGCTGGTCTGGGCAATGATTTCGCTGCCGCTCAATGTGGCCGGGATGGCCCAACTTAGCGCAATCGATGGGCTCGGGCGAGCAGACATTCGCTCGATGCTCAATATCGCCGGTTTCGTGCTCTACGGCCTCCTCGCCGCGATTCTTGTGTCCTCGCAAGGAATTCTCGGCCTGGCCTACGCCCAGATCGCCCAATATGCCCTGCTTCTTGTTGCTTCCCGGGTAGTGCTCACCCGGCGGCTGCCCTCGCTGCGGCTGGTTCCGTCGCGGTTTTCGCGCAAGGCGGCAGGCCAAGCCCTTCATTACGGCTTTAGGTTACAGGCATCGTCAATCCCAATGTCGCTGTTTGATCCACTCACCCGGGTAGTTCTCGGCCGCTGGATCGGGCTCGAAGCTCTTGGGATTTACGACCTCAGCTACAAGCTCGCGGGAAATGTCCGGACCCTCTTGCAAGCGGGCATGAACCCGTTTTTGCCGGAATTTGCCCGCCTCTGGAGCACAGACAAAGCGGCGGCCCGAGCCCATCACGCCATGGTCAGCGCCCGCGCCATTCGAACCGTAGCCATCGCCTACACCGTGCTGATCCTAGCTACGCCGGCGTTCAGCCTGTTCTTTTTGTCGCAAGTCTCTGCCGAATTCTTCTTTTCGGTCGCCGTGCTCTCGCTTGGCTGGGGAGTCGCCAGCGTCGGGCTGGCAACCCAGCTTTTCGCTCGGGCTGCGGGAGCGCTGCGCTGGAGCATTGCCGGACAATGGTTGCTCCTCATGCTCGGCGCCGCTTTGGTCTATCTCGCAACCAGGAGCTACGAATTCATTTACGTCGCCATCGCCGTGGCCATCGCCATCGCAACCGGGCACATGGTTGCCTTCGCTGGAGAGACCCGAATGCTGACGCTCACACCATTTGGAACTGGGAAACAAGCGATCACCTCGCTGGCAGCATTGGCGGGTTTCGTGGCGATCGCCGCGCTGGCGGCGGGGGCGGTGGTGATGATGGGGAACTGGTGA
- a CDS encoding acyltransferase family protein: protein MSTNTAPTSSTNHIPWLDWMRFLAAFLVLLAHLRGQFFSEWSALEDASRTAFTFLFFSATRLGNEAVITFFVLSGYLVGGRMINRVFAGTFNMKRYIADRSSRIYTPLLPAIVLTATAGIVLGHSDVAASSFGSFISLQGTFFSVPPSNGPLWSLTYEVWFYVIAVTLPLVVAKNWTGALVVVSLTAIVFAQLNAYYIFTWLFGALIYPVRLDCARRKVTFAIYGIILTVTGLAMSQLGTQGTLKVVQLGENSAEIGLIIFAFGFALLLGFITSLPVPQYGVFAKLYNFGMPLAGFSYSTYLFHYPLLHLFVHFTNHQRVTAVTWSSFSVFMLILFSLLIACYLAYQLFEARTEIVRNWLYGVLHLPNTGKRSPVD, encoded by the coding sequence ATGAGCACCAACACCGCCCCAACTTCCTCCACCAACCATATACCATGGCTTGACTGGATGCGCTTCCTCGCAGCTTTTTTGGTGCTTCTTGCCCATTTGCGGGGACAGTTTTTTTCCGAGTGGTCGGCTTTGGAGGATGCGAGCAGAACCGCTTTCACCTTTTTGTTTTTTTCCGCGACACGCCTCGGTAATGAAGCTGTAATCACGTTCTTTGTACTCAGCGGATACCTCGTAGGCGGGCGTATGATTAACCGGGTTTTTGCCGGCACTTTCAATATGAAGAGGTATATTGCTGACAGGAGCTCAAGGATTTACACACCTCTACTCCCGGCGATCGTACTCACTGCGACTGCAGGTATTGTGCTTGGCCATTCAGATGTTGCAGCGTCGTCATTCGGGTCCTTCATATCATTGCAGGGAACATTTTTTTCGGTTCCTCCATCCAATGGCCCGCTTTGGTCCCTGACCTACGAGGTATGGTTCTATGTGATCGCGGTCACGCTTCCACTTGTTGTGGCAAAGAACTGGACAGGAGCACTTGTGGTGGTGTCTCTAACGGCAATCGTCTTTGCGCAACTCAACGCATACTACATTTTTACCTGGTTATTCGGGGCGCTGATCTACCCCGTTCGGCTCGACTGCGCGCGGAGAAAAGTTACCTTCGCGATTTATGGCATTATTTTGACGGTAACCGGCCTAGCGATGTCGCAGCTTGGAACACAAGGAACGCTTAAGGTTGTCCAGTTGGGTGAGAACTCTGCTGAAATTGGCCTAATTATCTTTGCATTTGGATTCGCGTTACTTCTTGGTTTCATTACCTCGTTGCCGGTCCCACAATACGGCGTGTTCGCGAAGTTGTACAACTTTGGTATGCCGCTCGCCGGGTTCTCGTATTCGACTTATCTTTTTCACTATCCCCTTCTGCACCTTTTTGTACACTTTACAAATCATCAACGTGTCACAGCTGTTACTTGGAGCTCTTTTTCCGTATTTATGTTGATTTTATTCAGCCTCTTGATCGCGTGTTATTTGGCCTACCAGCTATTCGAAGCTAGAACCGAGATAGTTCGCAACTGGTTGTATGGTGTCTTGCATTTACCGAATACTGGAAAAAGGAGCCCAGTTGATTAA
- a CDS encoding MarR family EPS-associated transcriptional regulator — protein sequence MTSKRTKLQEDTHFRVLRLLQENPEMSQRDLAEAVGVSVGGIHYVLSALIDKGLVKLGNFTAAEDKRRYAYVLTAKGISEKAAITRRFLARKMEEYVALKAEIDALQAEIDDNRVALPKVR from the coding sequence ATGACTAGCAAGCGCACCAAGCTGCAGGAGGACACGCATTTTCGCGTGCTTCGCCTTCTACAAGAGAACCCAGAAATGTCACAGCGAGACTTGGCTGAGGCTGTAGGTGTCAGCGTAGGCGGGATCCACTACGTGTTGAGCGCGCTGATCGACAAAGGCCTCGTCAAATTGGGGAACTTCACCGCAGCAGAAGACAAGCGCAGGTATGCATATGTCCTGACAGCAAAGGGCATTTCGGAAAAGGCGGCCATCACGCGTCGGTTTCTAGCTAGGAAGATGGAAGAATACGTGGCCCTCAAGGCAGAGATTGATGCTCTACAGGCAGAAATAGATGACAATCGTGTAGCCCTGCCAAAAGTGCGCTGA
- a CDS encoding plasmid partitioning protein RepB C-terminal domain-containing protein — protein MNDLSTVKPLYPGAFPQTDTDDSDAPYPKAPLNLTLGFDLETFQIPLEELMPSKKVPDGVMTTRKFKQIVSSIREIGLIEPLSVIKPDPDAAGFLLLDGNLRVLALKELGQDTAPCLIAKDFETYTYNHRINRLSTVQEHYMLRRAIDKGVSKERLARAFNVNLSTINSRINLLHGICPKAVELLQDHQFTPDVTRHLRKMKATRQVEAVELMIAANTITAAHADALLKATPPEQRTDYKPPLPEQPKGDPLEQIVKLEREMSQVQEKYKHAEENYGSELLNLVVAKGYLKKLMENEAVRSYVARHASEILEQFDLVLNTVSMEEAVERAEREEGPGGNESAAQASPTQDGDDAVSAPGMDGQLE, from the coding sequence ATGAATGACCTCAGCACCGTGAAGCCACTTTACCCAGGGGCCTTTCCCCAGACCGACACCGACGACAGCGACGCGCCCTATCCCAAGGCCCCGTTGAACCTGACCCTCGGGTTTGATCTCGAAACCTTCCAGATCCCACTGGAAGAGCTGATGCCTTCGAAAAAGGTGCCTGACGGCGTCATGACCACGCGCAAGTTCAAGCAGATCGTGTCCTCGATCCGGGAAATCGGATTGATCGAACCGCTATCGGTGATCAAGCCGGACCCGGATGCGGCAGGGTTTCTGCTGCTGGATGGCAACTTGCGGGTGCTGGCGTTGAAAGAATTGGGCCAGGACACAGCGCCGTGCCTCATCGCCAAGGATTTTGAGACCTACACCTACAACCACCGGATCAACCGGCTTTCGACGGTGCAAGAGCATTACATGCTGCGCCGCGCCATCGACAAAGGCGTCAGCAAGGAACGCCTCGCACGGGCGTTCAATGTGAATCTCTCGACCATCAACAGCCGGATTAACCTTCTGCATGGCATCTGCCCCAAGGCAGTAGAACTGCTGCAGGATCATCAGTTCACGCCGGATGTGACCCGACATCTGCGCAAGATGAAGGCCACGCGGCAGGTCGAAGCGGTCGAACTGATGATCGCTGCCAATACGATCACCGCCGCCCATGCAGATGCCCTCCTGAAAGCAACACCGCCGGAACAGCGCACCGATTACAAGCCGCCGCTGCCGGAACAGCCTAAAGGCGATCCGCTGGAACAAATCGTCAAGCTCGAGCGCGAGATGAGCCAGGTGCAGGAAAAGTACAAACATGCCGAGGAGAACTACGGCTCTGAGCTGCTGAACCTGGTTGTCGCCAAGGGCTACCTGAAAAAGCTCATGGAGAACGAGGCCGTCCGGTCCTACGTGGCACGGCATGCGTCCGAGATCCTCGAGCAGTTCGACCTGGTGCTGAATACGGTCAGTATGGAGGAGGCCGTGGAACGGGCTGAGAGAGAGGAAGGGCCAGGCGGGAATGAGTCAGCGGCGCAGGCCTCTCCGACGCAGGATGGCGACGATGCAGTGTCGGCCCCAGGCATGGACGGACAACTCGAATGA
- a CDS encoding ParB N-terminal domain-containing protein: MMTDTPESVTLVPIDRIEVLNSRDRNMKVFEEIVENIRSIGLKKPITVTEREGADGAPAYLLVCGEGRLNAFRLLGESHIPALVVNVTDEDAFIMSLAENIARRGHRPLEILADIELLLARDYTIDDIITRTGLSEKYVRDIVFLLEKGEERLIEAVQNGTIPLTTALEIARAKHDDENLGDMLEEAYKTGQLKGHQITDAKRLIEKRREKGPKTGGDRPKLPNSAHSLVKTYQREVARQHKLMLKADHAHQQLLLVVQGLKRLFADEHFVTLLRAEGLDSLPKYLADRIETA, encoded by the coding sequence ATGATGACTGACACACCCGAGAGCGTCACGCTCGTCCCCATAGACCGGATCGAGGTCCTGAATTCCAGGGACCGGAACATGAAGGTCTTTGAGGAGATCGTCGAAAACATCCGCTCCATTGGCCTGAAAAAGCCGATCACCGTCACAGAGCGCGAGGGCGCCGATGGGGCGCCCGCCTATTTGCTGGTCTGCGGCGAAGGGCGACTGAATGCCTTCCGCCTTCTTGGCGAAAGCCATATCCCGGCGCTGGTGGTCAATGTGACCGATGAGGACGCCTTCATCATGTCGCTTGCCGAAAACATCGCTCGGCGGGGCCACAGGCCTCTGGAGATCCTGGCCGACATCGAGCTCCTGCTCGCGCGGGATTACACAATCGACGACATCATCACGCGCACCGGGCTTTCCGAGAAATACGTCCGGGACATCGTGTTCTTGCTGGAAAAGGGAGAAGAGCGCCTGATTGAAGCGGTGCAAAACGGAACCATCCCGCTGACCACCGCCCTCGAGATCGCCCGCGCCAAGCACGACGATGAAAACCTCGGTGACATGTTGGAAGAGGCCTACAAGACCGGCCAGCTCAAGGGTCACCAGATCACGGATGCCAAGCGGCTGATCGAAAAGCGCCGCGAAAAGGGTCCAAAGACCGGTGGCGATCGCCCGAAGCTGCCGAACTCGGCGCATTCGCTGGTGAAGACCTACCAACGCGAGGTCGCACGCCAGCACAAACTGATGCTGAAGGCCGATCACGCGCACCAGCAGCTGCTCTTGGTGGTCCAGGGGTTGAAACGCCTCTTTGCCGATGAGCATTTCGTGACGCTGCTGCGCGCCGAAGGTCTCGACAGCCTGCCGAAATACCTCGCCGACCGCATTGAAACCGCCTGA
- a CDS encoding recombinase family protein, with amino-acid sequence MDGSGEITEFRAAQYVRMSTEHQQYSTHNQSDKIREYADKRGIEIIKTYADDGKSGLSIGGRAALQQLIADVESGAADFNVILVYDVSRWGRFQDADESAYYEYICKRAGINVAYCAEQFENDGSPVSTIVKGVKRAMAGEYSRELSVKVFAGQCRLIELGFRQGGAAGFGLRRVLVNERGEIKGELKRGEHKSLQTDRVILMPGPDEEVAWVNKMYRWLIEEDLSFREIADRLNEEGVTTDLDRPWNSGTVRTVLTNEKYIGNNVYNRSSFKLKKLHVENPPDMWVRKEGAFEGIVPLEFFLTAQEIITARSARLSDEELLDHLKRLYADAGQLSGVLIDQTPDMPSSSAYRNRFGSLARAYEMIGYRSDRDQERIALNKRLRGMHPEIIARTEAAIAEVGGTVARDPKTDLLTINDEMVVSLVLARCQPQGDGRLRWRIRFDPMRYQADVTLAVRLDPENRDELDYYLLPWLDLPRQEIRLCNRTSIAFEAFRFEDLGFFYGMAERVGIRRKWG; translated from the coding sequence TTGGACGGGAGTGGCGAGATTACCGAGTTTCGGGCGGCGCAATATGTGCGCATGTCGACGGAGCACCAGCAGTATTCGACGCACAACCAGTCCGACAAGATCCGCGAATATGCCGACAAGCGTGGCATCGAGATCATCAAGACCTACGCCGATGACGGCAAAAGCGGCCTTTCCATCGGCGGGCGCGCCGCCCTGCAGCAGCTGATTGCGGATGTGGAATCCGGGGCCGCCGACTTCAACGTGATCTTGGTCTATGACGTCAGCCGCTGGGGCCGCTTCCAGGACGCGGACGAGAGCGCCTATTACGAATACATCTGCAAGCGTGCTGGCATCAACGTCGCCTATTGCGCCGAGCAGTTCGAGAATGATGGCTCGCCCGTCTCGACAATCGTCAAGGGCGTCAAACGCGCCATGGCCGGGGAATACAGCCGCGAGCTTTCGGTCAAGGTCTTCGCGGGCCAATGCCGCCTGATCGAGCTGGGGTTTCGCCAGGGCGGCGCGGCCGGGTTTGGCTTGCGCCGGGTTCTTGTGAACGAGCGCGGCGAGATCAAGGGCGAGCTGAAACGGGGTGAGCACAAATCGCTGCAGACGGACCGTGTCATTCTGATGCCAGGGCCCGACGAAGAAGTGGCCTGGGTCAACAAGATGTATCGCTGGCTGATCGAGGAGGATCTGTCCTTCCGCGAGATCGCTGACCGCCTGAACGAAGAAGGCGTGACCACCGATCTGGACCGGCCATGGAATTCCGGCACAGTGCGCACGGTTCTGACCAACGAGAAATACATCGGCAACAACGTCTACAACCGCTCCTCCTTCAAGCTGAAGAAACTGCATGTGGAAAACCCGCCCGACATGTGGGTGCGCAAGGAAGGCGCCTTTGAGGGGATTGTGCCGCTGGAGTTTTTCCTGACCGCGCAGGAGATCATCACCGCGCGATCTGCCCGCCTGTCAGACGAAGAGCTGCTGGATCACCTGAAACGGCTCTACGCCGACGCGGGCCAGCTTTCCGGGGTGCTGATCGACCAGACGCCGGACATGCCGTCCTCCTCGGCCTATCGGAACCGGTTCGGGTCGCTCGCTCGGGCCTATGAGATGATTGGCTATCGCTCGGACCGGGACCAAGAGCGGATCGCGCTCAACAAGCGCCTGCGTGGGATGCACCCGGAAATCATTGCGCGGACCGAGGCGGCGATTGCCGAGGTGGGCGGCACGGTAGCACGTGATCCCAAGACCGACCTACTGACCATCAACGATGAGATGGTCGTCAGCCTCGTCCTCGCGCGTTGCCAGCCGCAGGGCGATGGACGGCTGCGCTGGCGCATCCGGTTTGATCCAATGCGCTACCAGGCCGACGTCACGCTGGCGGTGCGGCTCGATCCCGAGAACCGTGACGAGCTCGATTACTACCTCCTGCCTTGGCTCGACCTGCCCCGGCAAGAAATCCGGCTTTGCAACCGCACCAGCATCGCCTTCGAGGCTTTCCGGTTCGAGGACCTCGGCTTCTTCTACGGCATGGCCGAGCGGGTCGGCATTCGCCGCAAATGGGGATGA
- the nusG gene encoding transcription termination/antitermination protein NusG, whose amino-acid sequence MTFHDRGTSWFLAQLKPNCANIADKNLKRQGFQTFLPMEEETRQRNGKFVTAMRPLFPGYIFVAFDAARGFWRTVNSTYGITRLVSFGKEPTAVPLDLVSQLMLRCDAKGKLLPPKLLKPGDQVTLTKGPFANFVAEVEKIAPDRRVWVLMELMGGQTRVAVGADQLRSI is encoded by the coding sequence ATGACATTTCACGATCGCGGAACAAGTTGGTTTCTGGCGCAGCTGAAGCCAAACTGCGCCAACATCGCAGACAAGAACCTCAAGCGCCAGGGCTTCCAGACATTCCTGCCTATGGAAGAGGAGACGCGCCAGCGGAACGGCAAGTTCGTAACTGCCATGCGGCCACTGTTCCCTGGTTACATCTTCGTGGCGTTCGATGCGGCCCGCGGGTTTTGGCGCACTGTGAACTCGACCTATGGCATCACCCGGCTGGTGAGCTTCGGCAAAGAGCCGACGGCCGTGCCGCTGGATCTGGTCTCGCAGCTGATGCTGCGCTGTGATGCGAAGGGCAAGTTGCTGCCGCCAAAGCTCCTGAAACCCGGGGATCAGGTGACGCTAACCAAGGGACCGTTTGCCAATTTTGTGGCAGAGGTGGAGAAGATCGCTCCGGATCGGCGCGTCTGGGTCCTGATGGAGCTCATGGGCGGACAGACCCGCGTTGCCGTCGGGGCCGACCAACTTCGGTCCATTTGA